One window of Acipenser ruthenus chromosome 17, fAciRut3.2 maternal haplotype, whole genome shotgun sequence genomic DNA carries:
- the LOC117422944 gene encoding beta-galactoside alpha-2,6-sialyltransferase 1-like — protein MVKNIYYKVLLVVCVLAFFQYVFKYSRIHETKRYPESQMESRLIPGSKKQVQKIAFIPLNKKTVQNVKLTPVKQKVTRNHIVQNAMTVWKENTSTDDLISWLKDLKNKYQAQNKYNVTLIWKNMSAKLSQQELLCELKTRVPLTMIKAGDGPFKGEDWQKYLPTEDLNKKFENLKRCAVVSSAGSLKNATLGAEIDDHDAVMRFNAAPTDGYSIDVGKKTSIRIINSQLVHDEKHNFLTDPLYQTGVLIVWDPAPYKQDLQHWYSNPDYSFFERYMEYRKKHPEQLFYITNPVMQWNLWDIIQENSVEKVQRNPPSSGMQGIALMMSLCGEVNVYEFLPSKRQSDICYYYQQFNDRACTMGAYHPLMYEKNLVKRMNQGTDHDIFHYGRVTLPGFRNIHCLAKARQT, from the exons ATGgttaaaaacatttattacaaAGTTTTACTTGTTGTCTGTGTTCTAGCTTTTTTCCAGTATGTATTCAAATACAGCAGAATACATGAAACAAAAAGATATCCAGAATCACAGATGGAGAGTAGATTGATTCCTGGGAGTAAAAAACAAGTTCAGAAAATTGCATTCATtcctttgaataaaaaaacagTTCAGAACGTTAAATTGACACCTGTGAAGCAAAAAGTAACCAGGAATCACATTGTCCAAAATGCTATGACAGTATGGAAGGAAAACACCTCTACTGATGATCTTATCTCTTGGCTAAAGGATCTCAAGAACAAGTACCAGGCACAGAACAAATACAATGTGACACTGATCTGGAAAAATATGTCTGCAAAGCTGAGCCAGCAGGAGCTCCTGTGCGAGCTCAAAACTCGTGTACCTCTTACGATGATCAAAGCTGGTGATGGCCCCTTCAAAGGAGAGGATTGGCAGAAATACTTACCCACAGAGGACTTGAATAAGAAGTTTGAAAACCTCAAGCGGTGTGCTGTAGTATCTTCAGcaggttctttaaaaaatgcaacacTGGGAGCTGAAATag ATGACCACGATGCTGTCATGAGATTCAATGCCGCTCCGACTGATGGCTACAGCATTGATGTGGGGAAAAAAACTTCTATTCGAATAATAAATTCACAG CTTGTGCATGATGAAAAGCACAATTTTCTAACCGATCCTCTTTATCAGACCGGAGTGTTAATCGTGTGGGATCCTGCACCATATAAACAAGATCTTCAACAT TGGTACAGCAACCCAGACTATTCCTTCTTTGAGAGGTATATGGAATACCGTAAGAAACATCCTGAGCAGCTCTTTTATATCACAAACCCGGTTATGCAGTGGAACCTGTGGGACATTATCCAGGAGAATTCAGTGGAGAAGGTCCAACGCAACCCCCCTTCCTCCGGGATGCAAG GCATCGCATTAATGATGAGCCTCTGTGGCGAGGTGAATGTGTATGAATTCCTGCCTTCGAAGAGACAGTCTGACATTTGTTATTATTACCAGCAGTTCAATGACCGAGCCTGCACAATGGGTGCCTACCATCCTTTAATGTATGAGAAGAACCTGGTTAAGAGGATGAACCAGGGAACAGATCATGACATCTTCCACTATGGGAGAGTGACCTTACCAGGATTCAGGAATATTCACTGTTTAGCAAAGGCAAGGCAGACTTAA